The sequence below is a genomic window from Tachysurus vachellii isolate PV-2020 chromosome 2, HZAU_Pvac_v1, whole genome shotgun sequence.
tactcttttctgttctgacaCCAAGGCAGAATGGaattcccctagaggtccggacagctgagtctcTCGTTACTCactcgtgagtgtgtgtgtgtgtgtgtgtgtgtgtgtgtgtgtgtgtgcccctcctctctctctcctgaagtccatgaTTAGCTcataataaatctgtttattacttttttcccTATTCcctgaaacaaataaatattaaaaaataaaattttaatattatataaatataatattaaatttattaatataaaatattaataaaattgaCCTGGTTCCAGGTATTTGTGATTCGTGAGTGGACTCTGAAGCTGGAAGTGGAAAAAGCtcatatttacacaaataaaaactcaaCCAGACGCCAATGATCAATCACTGTATGTGTAAAACACCTTGATAATAATCTTCATAGTGACGTCCGATTTAAAAACAGTGATATTATGATATGTCTGATATTAAATACGTGATAGGAATGTTTTATAAACTATTAAAGTTAGTGGTTCAGCAGGAAAAACATAATAGCTAGAACATAAGAGTTGGCAGctgtattatactatatttaattaataatgcaCTGTTTATTGTATTCTATCTCGTTTTCCTGTCTTTTCATGAATTGCTGTGCAGAATCGACTCCACTGATTCATTGTCACTCGAATCAGAATCGTAGTCAGCTACAGGATTTCTCATTTTGAACAgcatagtatatatagtattatgTTAGAGTATGTCGTTATGTCAAGGCACATCGGAACTTCTTGCATCGGGTGTGGAAGTCCACTGTTGTATTCTCTTTGTATATCTCTGAGTCTCttgtctctgattggtcagcttgCCTGAGTAAACCGTTTAGAGGCGGAGAATTTCCCCATTCGTATTAAAAGCGCTTCCAAGAGGTGACAACCTCCTAGATGTCTCATATGAACCTGTGATCTAAAGGTAAAGCTCTTAACTGCTTCGTGCTGCACACAAAAAGTaagttttttatctttttctgtttgtgttgttaaatTGTAGTAACACTTAAGTATAAACGGACACACAGTAACTTTACAGCTGTAAAGTCAATGTGGTGTCAGATAATATATCTTTATGTGTGAtgattatttaatctttatttaagtCTTTTAATACGCACTCAGTTAACTCATAGATCATCAGCTATAaggtgtgtgcgagtgtgtttgtgtgtgtgtgtgtgtgtgtgtgtgtgtgtgtgtgtgtgtgtgtgtgtgtgtctttgcttTTCCCCCGCAGTATAAACtgtagtgaaagtgaaagtaagcagctccattttgtgtggagtgaaaactaaaagatttcaggagtaaaaacacagtgagtatctaaagctctaatagacaaacacactgaagtgacacTACTGTAGATGCAGAAGAGttttgtgggtttgtactgAAGTTTTAATGTACACAGGTTGTTTTATAACTTGATAGCATGACTATTTCCTGTAAGTGAACTCTCTGCTGattcagggtttaatttaacacaccgaGTGAAGTAAACGTGTGTCCTGCTGTAATCTGGAGAAGGAGACATGACCTCAAACATGAGTGTGTCTGGAAaacaggacttaaagaaagacgagaggtgacttacttttacattcaccagcaataaatacacaccgtcTCATGGGAGCAGATCTGTATCTCTAAACACTTTGCTTCTCAACTTtgctttaatgtgtttaatagcagtgaatatatcactgatctgatctaagaacactttagacaaatcattcactgagagaagagtaaaaaggaCTGTGAAATGTGGAGCATAAGAGCAGCATAGCTTTGAGCCAGTGAACTCTACAGGCTTTAAGACCCAGCTGAGTCAGTTAGCTGTGATTGGGACTCCTGATATCAGTGTAATTCCTGACTTATGAGGCATGCTTCTGTTTGAATAAGTGTACAGActggatctgaattaaaaagatgGAATTATTGGTGCTTAATGATGAACACATTGGTGCTGAGACAGCAGAAtattaattattgctgatatttctgttgtaattctagaatgatggagggaaagagatcagactcaccagaacccagctgtgtgtccatgaagagtgaccaGTCAATGGGATGTCCAATAGGCTTCAGAGACGGCGACAgttctactgatgtgaggtcagtatagtgaggtgttttacagcagtgttccacctgatcaaactcactcgtctcattatgaagcccttcatgagctttatcaggtgttgaagcagtaaaacactaaactgtgcagtgctgcagctctctgactggcagtgaggaaaagtgctttaagagttcatttcagtctgcagtccctgagctggagggtctgtggtgctacagaagaacatttacacctgggacattaatgacaatataaagattttattaatttattcaaacatttgtttctaaacatgttggtgtcagttaggaaatcctgaaatcagtgtattgtgttaagaggatagtgttaaatatctgtctctgtatttattagtgtgtgatttgtgcagctatgaatacatatagtccatattacatgatgtgttttgtttgtttgtgggatgtggtaggtcagtggttaaggtgttcgattactgatcggaagatcattggttcgaatcccagatccaccaagttgccactgcagggcccctgagcaaggcccttaaccctcaattgctctggtgtataaactgaaacaatgtaagtcactctggataagagtgtctgctaaatgctgtaaatgtaaatgtaaatgtaaatgtttgttcacagaccacaaaaatcaaacatcatCAGAAATCAGCTGGACTCTatattcaaggtgtgtgtgtgttgtttttaaagtgtgtaatgtgtgagtTGTGATCCCTTGTAATGGCTTGATGTGCAGCAGCATTAAGGGTAAACGGTTGTATGAGTTTTAAATGTGATGATAAAAAtagacttttcttcttttgataaaataaaagcctctctcactgtgtaacatgatcatatttagatctgttcctgtgtgtttctaaccaggagctggaacacaaagtcatcactctgataaagaatgagctgaagaggtttaggaagctcctgagtccagattacccagcatgcactgagaggaaggtggaggatgaggaggatctgcATAGTGTCAGAGAGGGAGCGCTGAAGATCACACTGCACgtcctgaagaacatgaaccacacagatcttgctaacacactgcacaacagtaAGAGCTCTGAGTCATGATTTTATTCCATCAGGTTCACTTTAGAAAGAGGAAAAAGTTTtagatataaacacatttagttttaaatttaattttaatatcatgTTGTATCTGTTCATGGTCCAGCTTCAATAATATTTAGTACATCAGTCAGGAATTAATAGCAGTATTTGAACGATTTTTCATTATAACTATTTATTACTAAACTAgatattactttgtttattagaactcGCCTCTGTGTATCAGCCAACGTTGAAGTCCAAGCTGAGAGGgaaatttaaaagaattaatgaaggagtCTCACAGCACAGAAGCTCAGCacttctgaatgagatctacactgagctctacatcacagagggatGGAGTGGAGacgtcaataatgaacatgaggtgagacagattgagacagcgtccaggagaccagcaacacaggagaaacccatcaaatgtaatgagatctttaaagacaagtccatcagaactgtgctgactaaaggagttgctggaattggaaaaacagtctctgtgcagaagttcattctggactgggctgaaggagaagtaaatcaggacgtcaccttcatgtttccacttccctttagagagctgaatctgatgaagcagcaaaatctcagtctgatgaatcttattcatcactttttcccagaaataagaaaactagAATCGATAGACTGTGACTCCTACAAAGTGGTGTTGATCTTTGATGGTCTGGATGAGTGTCGACTTCCTCTAAATTTCCAGAAGAATGAGatattgtgtgatgtgacagagtcagcctcagtggatgtgctgctgacgaacctcatcaaggggaatctgcttccctctgctctcctctggataaccacaagaccaggagcagccaatcagatccctcCTGAGTGTGTAGACCAGGTAACAGAGGTACGAGGCTTCAGTGATCCTCAGAAAGTGGAGTACTTtaggaagaggatcagtgaccagagcctggccaataaaatcatcacacacctgaagtcttcaagaagcctctacatcatgtgccacatcccagtcttctgctggatctcagccactgttctagagagaatgttgggtgaagcagagagtggagagatccccaagactctgactcaaatgttcacacacttcctgatctttcagatcaaacacaaggaccaaaagtaccatcagaaatgtgaccctgatcctcagcagaccagagacagtatcatggcactgggaaaactggctttccaccagctggagaaaggaaacctgatcttctatgaggaagacctgagagagtgtggcattgatgtcagagcagtgtcagtgtactcaggagtgtgtacccagatcttcagagaggagtttggtCTTCATCTGGGGAAGGTGTTCAGCTTCGTACATCTGAGTGTTCAGGAGTTTCTGGCtgctttatatgtatttttctgctttattttaagaaatacaAATGTGCTTGTGGGGCAAAGCACTGGACTTTTTAATTTCTTCAGAAATCCAAACATGTCTGATTTCCTCAGGAGTTCAGTGGACAAGGCCTTACAAAGTGAGTATGGACACCTGGACCTGTTCCTCCGCTTccttctgggtctctcactggagACCAATCAAACTCTCTTACGAGACTTAAtgccacagacaggaagcagatctCACAGTAAACAGGAAACAGTAACGTACATCAAGAAGAAGATCAGGGAGAATCTAtctccagagaaatccatcaatctgttccactgtctgaatgaactgaatgatcaATCTCTAGTGCAGGAAGTACAAACTTACCTGAACAGAGGAGGTAACAGTCCTCTCAGTGGAACCAGACTCTCTCCTGCTCAGTGGTCAGCTCTGGCGTTTGTGTTATTGAACTCAGAACAGGAGCTGGATGTGTTTAATTTGAGGAAATATGATCAATCAGATGAATGTCTTCTGAGGCTGCTGCCAGTGGTCAAAGCCTCCAGAAAAGCTaagtgagtatttttatttataaatgtattactgcatggtttgttattttaatgtaacactgaactgcactggggggacacggtggcttagtggttagcacgttcacctcacaactccagggttggggaatcgattcccgcctcctccttgtgtgtgtggagtttgcatgttctccccgtgcctcgggggtttcctccgggtactccggtttcctccccccgtccaaagacatgcatggtaggttgattggcatctctggaaaattgtccg
It includes:
- the LOC132862324 gene encoding NACHT, LRR and PYD domains-containing protein 3-like isoform X1, which codes for MTSNMSVSGKQDLKKDERMMEGKRSDSPEPSCVSMKSDQSMGCPIGFRDGDSSTDVRPQKSNIIRNQLDSIFKELEHKVITLIKNELKRFRKLLSPDYPACTERKVEDEEDLHSVREGALKITLHVLKNMNHTDLANTLHNKLASVYQPTLKSKLRGKFKRINEGVSQHRSSALLNEIYTELYITEGWSGDVNNEHEVRQIETASRRPATQEKPIKCNEIFKDKSIRTVLTKGVAGIGKTVSVQKFILDWAEGEVNQDVTFMFPLPFRELNLMKQQNLSLMNLIHHFFPEIRKLESIDCDSYKVVLIFDGLDECRLPLNFQKNEILCDVTESASVDVLLTNLIKGNLLPSALLWITTRPGAANQIPPECVDQVTEVRGFSDPQKVEYFRKRISDQSLANKIITHLKSSRSLYIMCHIPVFCWISATVLERMLGEAESGEIPKTLTQMFTHFLIFQIKHKDQKYHQKCDPDPQQTRDSIMALGKLAFHQLEKGNLIFYEEDLRECGIDVRAVSVYSGVCTQIFREEFGLHLGKVFSFVHLSVQEFLAALYVFFCFILRNTNVLVGQSTGLFNFFRNPNMSDFLRSSVDKALQSEYGHLDLFLRFLLGLSLETNQTLLRDLMPQTGSRSHSKQETVTYIKKKIRENLSPEKSINLFHCLNELNDQSLVQEVQTYLNRGGNSPLSGTRLSPAQWSALAFVLLNSEQELDVFNLRKYDQSDECLLRLLPVVKASRKAKLFQCNLTEGSCRVLSSVLSSNSSSLRELYLSYNKLQDSGVKLLSDGLKNPHCTLEILSLRGCKLTEESCRVLSSVLSSNSSSLRELDLSHNKLQDSGVKLLSDGLKNPHCTLEILSLCWCNLTEESCRVLSSVLSSNSSSLRELNLNNNELQDSGVKLLSDGLKNPHCTLEILRMCYCIITGKGCAALASALRSNSSHLRELNLYNNYPGESGVKLLSDLLKDPHCKLETLHIKNETLTRSGV
- the LOC132862324 gene encoding NACHT, LRR and PYD domains-containing protein 3-like isoform X2, whose translation is MMEGKRSDSPEPSCVSMKSDQSMGCPIGFRDGDSSTDVRPQKSNIIRNQLDSIFKELEHKVITLIKNELKRFRKLLSPDYPACTERKVEDEEDLHSVREGALKITLHVLKNMNHTDLANTLHNKLASVYQPTLKSKLRGKFKRINEGVSQHRSSALLNEIYTELYITEGWSGDVNNEHEVRQIETASRRPATQEKPIKCNEIFKDKSIRTVLTKGVAGIGKTVSVQKFILDWAEGEVNQDVTFMFPLPFRELNLMKQQNLSLMNLIHHFFPEIRKLESIDCDSYKVVLIFDGLDECRLPLNFQKNEILCDVTESASVDVLLTNLIKGNLLPSALLWITTRPGAANQIPPECVDQVTEVRGFSDPQKVEYFRKRISDQSLANKIITHLKSSRSLYIMCHIPVFCWISATVLERMLGEAESGEIPKTLTQMFTHFLIFQIKHKDQKYHQKCDPDPQQTRDSIMALGKLAFHQLEKGNLIFYEEDLRECGIDVRAVSVYSGVCTQIFREEFGLHLGKVFSFVHLSVQEFLAALYVFFCFILRNTNVLVGQSTGLFNFFRNPNMSDFLRSSVDKALQSEYGHLDLFLRFLLGLSLETNQTLLRDLMPQTGSRSHSKQETVTYIKKKIRENLSPEKSINLFHCLNELNDQSLVQEVQTYLNRGGNSPLSGTRLSPAQWSALAFVLLNSEQELDVFNLRKYDQSDECLLRLLPVVKASRKAKLFQCNLTEGSCRVLSSVLSSNSSSLRELYLSYNKLQDSGVKLLSDGLKNPHCTLEILSLRGCKLTEESCRVLSSVLSSNSSSLRELDLSHNKLQDSGVKLLSDGLKNPHCTLEILSLCWCNLTEESCRVLSSVLSSNSSSLRELNLNNNELQDSGVKLLSDGLKNPHCTLEILRMCYCIITGKGCAALASALRSNSSHLRELNLYNNYPGESGVKLLSDLLKDPHCKLETLHIKNETLTRSGV
- the LOC132862324 gene encoding NACHT, LRR and PYD domains-containing protein 3-like isoform X3; its protein translation is MNHTDLANTLHNKLASVYQPTLKSKLRGKFKRINEGVSQHRSSALLNEIYTELYITEGWSGDVNNEHEVRQIETASRRPATQEKPIKCNEIFKDKSIRTVLTKGVAGIGKTVSVQKFILDWAEGEVNQDVTFMFPLPFRELNLMKQQNLSLMNLIHHFFPEIRKLESIDCDSYKVVLIFDGLDECRLPLNFQKNEILCDVTESASVDVLLTNLIKGNLLPSALLWITTRPGAANQIPPECVDQVTEVRGFSDPQKVEYFRKRISDQSLANKIITHLKSSRSLYIMCHIPVFCWISATVLERMLGEAESGEIPKTLTQMFTHFLIFQIKHKDQKYHQKCDPDPQQTRDSIMALGKLAFHQLEKGNLIFYEEDLRECGIDVRAVSVYSGVCTQIFREEFGLHLGKVFSFVHLSVQEFLAALYVFFCFILRNTNVLVGQSTGLFNFFRNPNMSDFLRSSVDKALQSEYGHLDLFLRFLLGLSLETNQTLLRDLMPQTGSRSHSKQETVTYIKKKIRENLSPEKSINLFHCLNELNDQSLVQEVQTYLNRGGNSPLSGTRLSPAQWSALAFVLLNSEQELDVFNLRKYDQSDECLLRLLPVVKASRKAKLFQCNLTEGSCRVLSSVLSSNSSSLRELYLSYNKLQDSGVKLLSDGLKNPHCTLEILSLRGCKLTEESCRVLSSVLSSNSSSLRELDLSHNKLQDSGVKLLSDGLKNPHCTLEILSLCWCNLTEESCRVLSSVLSSNSSSLRELNLNNNELQDSGVKLLSDGLKNPHCTLEILRMCYCIITGKGCAALASALRSNSSHLRELNLYNNYPGESGVKLLSDLLKDPHCKLETLHIKNETLTRSGV